A genomic window from Vicinamibacterales bacterium includes:
- a CDS encoding HAMP domain-containing sensor histidine kinase: protein MTSLRPQSFRARLTWRWTVAVGLLLALANAAIYAGASIYLRRWLDEHVRTVAATEAASSTDGPSDVHLHESPYAQLEREGFTEKVVQIFDARGALVLQSTALEGTPPLVAPDVVARGLAGEAPMADASLAGRRVRINVLEAERGPRRYAVAVGLYADDVDQGLRALAWLLAAVWAAGICGTAALGYGLASRALAPVSRITERAAWIAQGNFDARLDGPEVLDEVGRMTVLLNSVLDRLQRAVDANRRFAADASHELRSPLTAMAGELDVALRHPRSADSYRETLTYLRARVAALTELAGDLMLLARVEEGDDLPRHEVPLAPLVDEAFARWTPAADARLIRLSHEGLEHVTVYADRTLVARVVDNVVANAVHYNRDGGSVRVAARVDAPADDAWAPTLVTIEVRDAGPGIPAAHQERVFDRFFRLDESRRRHTGGTGLGLAICREVARALGGSIRVADSSPAGTTIAITLPGHGPAASRAAAGARAADVGATDPAPQPSGPRA from the coding sequence GTGACGTCGCTCCGGCCGCAGTCGTTCCGGGCGCGGCTGACGTGGCGCTGGACGGTGGCGGTCGGCCTGCTGCTGGCCCTGGCCAACGCCGCGATCTACGCCGGGGCCTCGATCTACCTGCGCCGCTGGCTGGACGAGCACGTGCGGACGGTGGCGGCCACCGAGGCGGCCTCGTCCACCGACGGCCCGAGCGACGTGCACCTGCACGAGTCGCCCTACGCCCAGCTCGAGCGCGAGGGCTTCACCGAGAAGGTCGTGCAGATCTTCGACGCCCGCGGCGCGCTCGTCCTGCAGTCCACGGCGCTCGAGGGCACTCCGCCCCTGGTCGCCCCCGACGTCGTCGCGCGCGGACTCGCCGGCGAGGCGCCGATGGCGGACGCGTCGCTGGCCGGGCGGCGCGTGCGCATCAACGTGCTGGAAGCGGAGCGAGGCCCCCGCCGCTACGCCGTGGCCGTGGGGCTCTACGCGGACGACGTGGACCAGGGTCTCCGGGCGTTGGCGTGGCTCCTGGCCGCGGTGTGGGCAGCCGGCATCTGCGGCACCGCGGCACTGGGGTACGGGCTCGCGTCGCGGGCCCTGGCGCCCGTGTCGCGCATCACCGAACGGGCGGCGTGGATCGCGCAGGGCAACTTCGACGCGCGGCTCGACGGGCCGGAGGTGCTCGACGAGGTCGGCCGCATGACGGTGCTGCTGAACTCGGTCCTCGACCGGCTCCAGCGCGCCGTCGACGCCAACAGGCGGTTCGCGGCCGATGCCTCGCACGAACTGCGGAGCCCGTTGACGGCCATGGCCGGAGAGCTGGACGTGGCGCTGCGCCACCCGCGGTCGGCGGACAGCTACCGCGAGACGCTGACCTACCTGCGCGCGCGTGTCGCGGCCCTCACCGAGCTCGCCGGCGACCTCATGCTCCTGGCGCGCGTGGAAGAGGGCGACGACCTGCCCCGGCACGAGGTGCCGCTGGCGCCGCTGGTGGACGAGGCCTTCGCGCGGTGGACGCCGGCGGCCGACGCGCGCCTCATCCGCCTGTCGCACGAGGGGCTGGAGCACGTCACGGTGTACGCGGACCGGACGCTGGTGGCACGGGTCGTGGACAACGTGGTCGCCAACGCCGTCCACTACAACCGCGACGGCGGGTCCGTGCGGGTGGCGGCACGCGTGGACGCCCCCGCCGACGACGCCTGGGCGCCGACGCTGGTCACCATCGAGGTGCGCGATGCGGGCCCCGGCATCCCGGCGGCCCACCAGGAGCGCGTGTTCGACCGCTTCTTCCGGCTGGACGAGTCGCGACGGCGCCACACCGGCGGAACCGGCCTGGGCCTGGCGATCTGCCGCGAGGTGGCCCGCGCGCTCGGCGGCAGCATCCGCGTGGCGGACAGCTCGCCGGCCGGGACGACCATCGCCATCACGCTGCCGGGGCACGGACCGGCGGCGTCCCGCGCCGCGGCGGGCGCCCGCGCCGCGGACGTCGGGGCGACGGATCCCGCGCCCCAGCCCTCCGGCCCGCGCGCCTGA
- a CDS encoding ABC transporter permease, giving the protein MLEALVKDVRYACRSIAGSPGVFTVAVLSLGLGIGVNAAMFSLVDAVLFRPLPVESPATLVDVFTTGGDGDEYATSSYPDFLDLAAANTVFSGMTGYSPMIAALNLGDRSRVAMGQIVTSNHFALLGVGPALGRVLQPADDAPGADRVVVLSDRMWRREYGGDPSVVGRTITLRGLPYTIVGVAPPAFTGVVPLLTPEFWLPIAHAEEVEPAGINDVVPGPGRTRLERRGARWLFVKGRLTPGVSVAQAQANVALIGAQLAAAHPDTNKDRHMAGVASTDVRLLVPQAGAPLSVGSAALMTIVGLVLLIACANVAGLLLARASARRREISVRLAIGASRGRLLQQLVVEGLLVGAAGAVVALGCAWVVIRALLAVELPLPVDVAFDLRLDWRVAAFAAFAGALTGLLSSLVPALKASRPNLVGDLRGEAPAARVGGRRFVLRDGLVVVQVALSAVLLVVAGLLLRSLGASQRADVGFDPRGLAAVGFDTDMVRYERDRGLQFWREALARIQALPGVTAAGTLSPTLPFTLNFNQQELRVDSRTYAEGQRAEIIENVDVSPGALEALGVPLLEGRAVDPTDVEGAPLVAVVNATMARAYWPGESAIGHTIQSVSTKRDYRVIGVAADHKRHGVLEAPSPYVYFASAQRPNTFNMILARTSGDAAALLGVMRRELLAMEPGLVLLGGATMEQNMAGSLVPARVGAWLAAAFGLLGTLLAAIGLYGVVAFSVARRTREIGVRIALGAEASDVLGMVMRQGLALVGVGLAVGGAIAAGAAFLLRGVLYDVAPYDVIAWLAAAAVLVVAGALANVVPARRAMRVEPLTALRIE; this is encoded by the coding sequence ATGCTCGAAGCGCTCGTGAAGGACGTCCGCTACGCGTGCCGCTCGATCGCGGGCAGTCCCGGGGTCTTCACGGTGGCCGTGCTGTCGCTGGGCCTCGGAATCGGCGTGAACGCCGCGATGTTCTCGCTCGTGGACGCCGTGCTCTTCCGCCCGCTGCCCGTCGAGTCGCCGGCGACGCTCGTGGACGTCTTCACGACCGGCGGCGACGGCGACGAATACGCCACGAGCTCCTACCCCGACTTCCTCGACCTGGCCGCCGCCAACACCGTGTTCAGCGGCATGACGGGCTACAGCCCCATGATCGCGGCGCTGAACCTCGGCGATCGATCGCGCGTGGCGATGGGGCAGATCGTCACGTCGAACCACTTCGCCCTGCTCGGTGTCGGCCCCGCGCTGGGACGCGTGCTGCAACCGGCGGATGACGCCCCCGGAGCCGACCGCGTCGTCGTCCTGTCGGACCGCATGTGGCGCCGCGAGTACGGAGGCGACCCGTCGGTCGTGGGCCGGACGATCACCCTGCGGGGCCTGCCCTACACCATCGTGGGCGTGGCGCCGCCCGCCTTCACCGGCGTGGTCCCGCTCCTGACGCCGGAGTTCTGGCTGCCGATCGCGCACGCCGAGGAAGTGGAGCCGGCCGGTATCAACGACGTCGTGCCCGGCCCCGGCCGGACGCGGCTCGAGCGCCGCGGCGCCCGGTGGCTGTTCGTGAAGGGCCGCCTCACGCCCGGCGTGTCGGTCGCGCAGGCCCAGGCCAACGTGGCCCTCATCGGGGCGCAGCTCGCGGCCGCGCACCCGGACACCAACAAGGACCGCCACATGGCCGGCGTGGCCAGCACCGACGTCCGCCTGCTCGTCCCGCAGGCCGGCGCGCCGCTCAGCGTCGGCAGCGCCGCGCTCATGACCATCGTGGGGCTCGTCCTCCTCATCGCCTGCGCGAACGTCGCGGGACTGCTCCTCGCCCGCGCCTCGGCCCGCCGGCGCGAGATCAGCGTGCGGCTCGCGATCGGCGCCAGCCGCGGCCGCCTGCTGCAACAGCTCGTCGTCGAGGGCCTGCTCGTCGGCGCCGCGGGCGCCGTCGTGGCGCTCGGCTGCGCGTGGGTCGTGATCCGGGCCCTGCTGGCCGTCGAGCTCCCGCTCCCGGTGGACGTGGCCTTCGACCTGCGCCTCGACTGGCGCGTCGCCGCCTTCGCCGCGTTCGCCGGCGCGCTGACCGGCCTGCTCTCCAGCCTGGTGCCCGCGCTGAAGGCGTCGAGGCCCAACCTGGTGGGCGATCTGCGGGGCGAGGCCCCGGCGGCGCGCGTGGGCGGCCGCCGCTTCGTGCTCCGCGACGGGCTCGTCGTGGTGCAGGTGGCGCTCAGCGCGGTCCTGCTCGTCGTGGCGGGGCTCCTGCTCCGGAGTCTCGGCGCGTCCCAGCGCGCCGACGTCGGCTTCGACCCGCGCGGCCTGGCCGCCGTCGGCTTCGACACCGACATGGTGCGCTACGAGCGCGATCGAGGGCTGCAGTTCTGGCGCGAGGCGCTGGCGCGGATCCAGGCGCTGCCCGGCGTGACGGCCGCCGGCACCCTGTCGCCCACGCTGCCCTTCACGCTCAACTTCAACCAGCAGGAGCTCCGCGTCGATTCGCGCACCTACGCCGAGGGCCAGCGGGCCGAGATCATCGAGAACGTGGACGTCTCGCCGGGCGCGCTCGAGGCGCTGGGCGTGCCGCTCCTCGAGGGCCGGGCCGTGGACCCCACCGACGTGGAGGGCGCGCCGCTCGTCGCGGTCGTGAATGCGACGATGGCCCGCGCCTACTGGCCGGGCGAGTCGGCCATCGGCCACACGATCCAGAGCGTCAGCACGAAGCGCGACTACCGCGTCATCGGCGTGGCGGCCGATCACAAGCGGCACGGCGTCCTCGAAGCGCCGTCGCCGTACGTCTATTTCGCCTCCGCGCAGCGGCCGAACACCTTCAACATGATCCTGGCGCGCACGAGCGGCGACGCGGCGGCGCTGCTCGGCGTGATGCGACGTGAGCTGCTCGCGATGGAGCCGGGCCTCGTGCTCCTGGGCGGCGCGACGATGGAGCAGAACATGGCCGGCTCGCTCGTGCCCGCGCGGGTCGGCGCCTGGCTGGCCGCGGCCTTCGGATTGCTGGGCACCCTCCTGGCCGCGATCGGCCTCTACGGCGTCGTCGCGTTCTCGGTCGCCCGCCGCACCCGCGAGATTGGCGTCAGAATCGCGCTGGGCGCGGAGGCCTCGGACGTGCTCGGGATGGTGATGCGGCAGGGCCTGGCACTGGTGGGCGTCGGCCTGGCCGTGGGCGGCGCGATCGCGGCCGGCGCCGCGTTCCTCCTGCGCGGCGTGCTCTACGACGTGGCGCCCTACGACGTCATCGCCTGGCTGGCGGCGGCCGCCGTCCTCGTCGTGGCCGGCGCGCTCGCGAACGTCGTGCCCGCCCGCCGGGCGATGCGCGTCGAGCCGCTCACGGCGCTCCGGATCGAGTAG
- a CDS encoding SDR family oxidoreductase: MSAPREGHGRTAFVTGASAGIGRAFAEVLAARGYDVVVTARRADRLDRLAHDLSAAHGIRAVALPGDLADPATPGRLCRALADAGLTVDVLVNNAGYGVPGRYVATDWTAQRDFLQVLVTAVAELTHRLLPGMVDRRWGRVLNIASLAALVPAAPGHTLYAASKAFLVKFSEALAGEVLADGVHVTAVCPGFTHSEFHDVTGTRAQVRTMPAWMWSDARQVAEEGYAAAMAGRPMVVTGRVNRALALGAKHLPEFAARAVIRRSASRYRKL, from the coding sequence ATGAGCGCCCCGCGCGAGGGACACGGCCGCACGGCCTTCGTCACGGGCGCGTCGGCCGGCATCGGCCGGGCGTTCGCCGAGGTGCTGGCGGCCCGTGGCTACGACGTCGTCGTCACGGCGCGCCGCGCCGATCGGCTCGATCGCCTGGCCCACGACCTCTCGGCCGCCCACGGCATCCGCGCGGTGGCCCTTCCGGGGGATCTCGCCGACCCGGCGACGCCGGGCCGGTTGTGCCGCGCGCTGGCCGACGCCGGCCTGACCGTGGACGTCCTGGTGAACAACGCCGGCTACGGGGTGCCCGGGCGCTACGTGGCGACGGACTGGACCGCGCAGCGCGACTTCCTGCAGGTGCTCGTCACCGCCGTCGCCGAGCTGACCCACCGCCTGCTGCCGGGGATGGTGGATCGGCGGTGGGGCCGCGTCCTGAACATCGCGTCGTTGGCGGCCCTGGTGCCGGCCGCCCCCGGGCACACCCTGTACGCCGCGTCGAAGGCGTTCCTCGTGAAGTTCTCGGAGGCGCTGGCCGGGGAGGTCCTGGCCGACGGCGTGCACGTGACCGCGGTGTGTCCGGGCTTCACGCACTCCGAATTCCACGACGTCACCGGCACCCGCGCCCAGGTCAGGACGATGCCGGCCTGGATGTGGTCCGACGCGCGGCAGGTGGCCGAGGAAGGGTATGCCGCGGCGATGGCCGGACGGCCCATGGTCGTGACCGGCCGGGTGAACCGCGCGCTGGCCCTGGGCGCCAAGCACCTGCCCGAGTTCGCCGCCCGGGCCGTCATCCGCCGCAGTGCGTCCCGCTACCGCAAGCTCTAG
- a CDS encoding carbamoyltransferase C-terminal domain-containing protein produces the protein MIVGGIARAPGREAAALAVDGRIAAAVARPAGPAGESPGTLDACLAAAGRSAGDLTHVVIVDGDAAGTGPTSDDGPPGGAAAGPARHRVSRLAAHWRLARASGAVAAVVADGTAAMLVDDGGARIVEAPAAAVLLALAGELASILGLTPAGRPSGDALGDLEQLAGTHAGAAAPLSGLVDDADPATADRGAFDSAVAAARDAAGAPLDDASSPLVRAARVRAGLAEAFLAAVAAVFGALASRATTPPALAGRAFASPDFAARVRAAAGRPLAVAPWPSADGAAVGAALAIGPSVEGALSHGAAVGPPATEQDAKAVLENCRLDYLYEPRWPRLLDRVSQLLERGKLVAWFQGAEEFGHPLSGSRSILCDPSGRYARDNVNVFLRGCAPSTPIPLVLARGALDCVDRGALSPWGLVRTRVHEDYRDRLRAGLDARGDAHVHALPDEADGPLAELLDLHLRRTGVPGLVNLPLDGAGPGVTTASTPRDAIRATFGSSVDALVLHRFLVMKDYWQMRVDAPPAR, from the coding sequence ATGATCGTCGGCGGCATCGCGCGGGCGCCCGGTCGGGAGGCCGCGGCGCTCGCGGTGGACGGGCGGATCGCGGCGGCCGTGGCGCGTCCGGCTGGCCCGGCGGGCGAGTCGCCCGGAACGCTCGACGCCTGCCTGGCCGCGGCCGGGCGCTCGGCGGGCGATCTGACCCACGTCGTGATCGTCGACGGCGATGCCGCCGGCACCGGCCCGACCTCCGATGACGGACCGCCTGGCGGGGCCGCGGCGGGGCCGGCCCGCCACCGGGTGAGCCGGCTCGCCGCGCACTGGCGCCTCGCCAGGGCCAGCGGCGCCGTGGCCGCGGTGGTCGCCGACGGCACGGCCGCGATGCTCGTGGACGACGGGGGAGCGCGGATCGTCGAGGCGCCGGCGGCCGCGGTGCTCCTGGCGCTGGCCGGCGAGCTCGCGTCGATCCTGGGACTCACGCCCGCGGGCCGTCCGTCGGGCGATGCGCTTGGCGATCTCGAACAGCTCGCGGGCACGCACGCGGGCGCCGCCGCGCCGCTTTCGGGCCTGGTCGACGACGCGGATCCCGCGACGGCGGACCGCGGCGCCTTCGACAGCGCCGTGGCCGCGGCGCGCGACGCGGCCGGCGCGCCGCTCGACGACGCGTCCTCGCCGCTCGTCCGGGCCGCGCGCGTCCGGGCCGGCCTGGCCGAGGCGTTCCTCGCGGCCGTCGCCGCCGTGTTCGGCGCGCTCGCGTCGCGTGCGACGACGCCGCCGGCGCTGGCGGGCCGCGCGTTCGCCTCGCCCGACTTCGCGGCGCGCGTGCGCGCCGCCGCCGGGCGGCCGCTGGCCGTCGCGCCCTGGCCGTCGGCCGACGGCGCGGCCGTTGGCGCCGCGCTGGCCATCGGCCCGTCGGTGGAGGGCGCGCTGTCGCATGGCGCAGCCGTCGGACCGCCGGCCACCGAACAGGATGCCAAGGCCGTGCTCGAGAACTGCCGGCTGGACTACCTCTACGAACCGCGCTGGCCGCGGCTGCTCGACCGGGTGTCGCAGCTGCTGGAGCGTGGGAAGCTCGTGGCCTGGTTCCAGGGGGCGGAGGAGTTCGGCCACCCGTTGTCGGGATCCCGGAGCATCCTGTGCGATCCGTCCGGCCGGTACGCCCGCGACAACGTCAACGTGTTCCTGCGCGGCTGCGCGCCCTCGACGCCCATTCCGCTCGTGCTCGCGCGGGGCGCCCTCGACTGCGTGGACCGGGGGGCACTGTCGCCCTGGGGCCTCGTGCGCACCCGGGTCCACGAGGACTACCGCGACCGGCTGCGGGCGGGGCTCGATGCCCGCGGCGACGCGCACGTCCACGCCCTGCCGGACGAGGCCGATGGTCCCCTGGCCGAGCTCCTCGACCTGCACCTGCGGCGGACCGGCGTGCCGGGACTCGTCAACCTGCCGCTCGACGGCGCGGGCCCGGGCGTGACGACGGCCAGCACGCCGCGTGACGCGATCCGCGCCACGTTCGGTTCATCCGTGGACGCGCTCGTGCTCCACCGCTTCCTGGTGATGAAGGACTATTGGCAGATGCGGGTGGACGCACCGCCGGCGCGATGA
- a CDS encoding carbamoyltransferase C-terminal domain-containing protein has product MKVIGLSPLDMDATVTLVEDGVVTYAAAEERFTRVRLQDGFPWQALQDCLAVTGTDLAEVTAVAYPFLAWDEETRLFAESLTGGDALAGGGDEAALEKRLAEAEARVPVRSTAIPGLADPNERAEAPPAAKALALRALAGDSVVSRNVARRGTDPWGRDAQQFHKKWHDELESALADLGLLDRLRRHEHHLTHAANAYFCSGFDEALVVSLDGYGSGLSGTVSLGRGGTLTRLHAVPYPHSLGLLYEAATSGLGLRPGRHEGKVVGLAAYGDPSILGDLLLSRVEREPGSFRLRAGNDLEFARRLAARFPKIDVAAAYQDVVETVATGYIAHHLAATGARQVVLSGGVVSNVKLNQRIFELPGVDRIYVHPNMADGGCGTGAALLEFQGRADLSRPMADAFLGPDYTDDQMRAALTRSQLPFDHYAPIEPKIAQLIAAGKVVARFTGRMEYGPRSLGNRSILYHAREPEVNQWLNQRLGRTEFMPFAPATLHERRHQCYRNVDGADFAAEFMTITFDCTPFMREESPAAVHVDGTARPQLVTERSNPSLHAVLSEYHRLTGLPTIINTSFNMHEEPIVCTPDDAVSAFLQGNLDYLAIGPFLVAHPSR; this is encoded by the coding sequence ATGAAGGTCATAGGCCTCTCCCCGCTCGACATGGACGCCACCGTCACCCTGGTGGAGGACGGCGTCGTCACGTACGCGGCCGCCGAGGAGCGCTTCACCCGCGTCCGGCTGCAGGACGGCTTTCCCTGGCAGGCGCTGCAGGACTGCCTCGCCGTCACGGGCACGGACCTGGCGGAGGTGACCGCCGTGGCCTATCCGTTCCTCGCCTGGGACGAAGAGACGCGGCTCTTCGCCGAGTCCCTGACCGGCGGGGACGCCCTCGCCGGCGGCGGGGACGAGGCTGCCCTCGAGAAGCGGCTGGCCGAGGCGGAAGCCCGCGTGCCCGTGCGCTCCACGGCCATCCCGGGTCTGGCGGATCCGAACGAGCGGGCGGAGGCGCCGCCGGCCGCGAAGGCCCTGGCGCTCCGGGCCCTGGCCGGCGACAGCGTCGTCTCGCGCAACGTGGCGCGCCGCGGCACCGACCCGTGGGGCCGGGACGCGCAGCAGTTCCACAAGAAGTGGCACGACGAGCTCGAAAGCGCCCTGGCGGACCTCGGGCTGCTCGATCGTCTCCGGCGGCACGAGCACCACCTGACGCACGCCGCCAACGCCTACTTCTGCAGCGGGTTCGACGAGGCCCTCGTCGTGAGCCTGGACGGGTACGGGTCCGGCCTGTCGGGCACCGTCAGCCTTGGCCGGGGCGGCACGCTCACGCGCCTCCACGCCGTTCCGTATCCGCACTCGCTCGGCCTGCTCTACGAGGCCGCGACGTCCGGACTCGGGCTCCGTCCGGGTCGCCACGAAGGCAAGGTCGTGGGACTGGCAGCCTACGGCGATCCGTCGATCCTGGGCGACCTGCTGCTCTCCCGCGTCGAGCGCGAGCCCGGATCCTTCCGCCTGCGCGCCGGCAACGATCTCGAGTTCGCGCGCCGGCTCGCGGCGCGGTTCCCCAAGATCGACGTGGCGGCGGCCTACCAGGACGTCGTCGAGACGGTGGCCACGGGCTACATCGCCCATCACCTGGCCGCCACCGGCGCCCGACAGGTGGTCCTCTCGGGCGGCGTCGTCTCCAACGTGAAGCTGAACCAGCGCATCTTCGAGCTGCCGGGCGTCGACCGGATCTACGTGCACCCGAACATGGCGGACGGCGGGTGCGGCACGGGCGCGGCGCTGCTCGAGTTCCAGGGGCGCGCCGATCTCTCGCGGCCGATGGCGGATGCCTTCCTGGGGCCGGACTACACGGACGACCAGATGCGGGCGGCGCTCACCCGCTCGCAGCTGCCCTTCGATCACTACGCGCCCATCGAGCCGAAGATCGCGCAGCTCATCGCCGCCGGCAAGGTGGTGGCGCGCTTCACGGGCCGGATGGAGTACGGTCCGCGCTCGCTCGGCAACCGCTCGATCCTGTACCACGCGCGCGAGCCCGAGGTGAACCAGTGGCTCAACCAGCGGCTCGGGCGCACCGAGTTCATGCCGTTCGCCCCGGCCACGCTGCACGAGCGCCGGCACCAGTGCTACCGCAACGTCGACGGCGCCGACTTCGCCGCCGAGTTCATGACCATCACGTTCGACTGCACGCCCTTCATGCGGGAGGAATCGCCCGCCGCCGTCCACGTGGACGGGACCGCGCGCCCGCAGCTCGTCACCGAGCGGTCCAATCCCAGCCTGCACGCGGTGCTGAGCGAGTACCACCGCCTCACGGGGCTCCCGACCATCATCAACACGAGCTTCAACATGCACGAGGAGCCGATCGTCTGCACGCCGGACGACGCGGTGAGCGCGTTTCTCCAGGGCAACCTGGACTACCTCGCCATCGGCCCGTTCCTCGTCGCGCATCCCAGCCGGTGA
- a CDS encoding DUF6249 domain-containing protein, whose amino-acid sequence MAETSIMFAGVVILPALVILGGFTMLGLAILRGTRQAEFRHQERMAMIERGMVPPDPVLGDAGLRRAYGAKLTLGILTCGLGLALVLLISLAAGEPMLGLGIGGAFVMVGLAFVVSAFSTRRDPYAARDARRDARSEPPAGLTPPPGA is encoded by the coding sequence GTGGCTGAGACCAGCATCATGTTCGCGGGCGTGGTGATCCTGCCGGCGCTCGTCATCCTCGGCGGTTTCACGATGCTGGGCCTGGCCATCCTGCGCGGGACGCGCCAGGCGGAGTTCCGGCATCAGGAGCGCATGGCCATGATCGAGCGGGGCATGGTGCCGCCCGACCCGGTGCTGGGCGACGCCGGACTGCGCCGCGCCTACGGCGCCAAGCTGACTCTGGGGATCCTGACCTGCGGTCTGGGCCTCGCCCTGGTGTTGCTCATCTCCCTGGCGGCCGGCGAGCCGATGCTCGGCCTGGGCATCGGCGGGGCGTTCGTGATGGTCGGGCTGGCCTTCGTGGTGAGTGCCTTCAGCACGCGGCGCGACCCGTATGCGGCTCGCGACGCCCGGCGCGACGCCAGGAGCGAGCCCCCGGCGGGGTTGACGCCGCCGCCCGGCGCGTGA
- a CDS encoding sigma-70 family RNA polymerase sigma factor produces MPAADERDLLARCRRGEDAAFRELVDRYSPMVFALASRLVRPPLRPEDVAQEVFLRVHRGLPDFRGDASLATWIYRIVTNAAFEARRRERFQDVSLDDDGAARPAVGTRDRAYSDVELRDRLDKAMARLPEHYRVLVHGHYVKGIKYEELADALRIPVGTVKTHLFRAKRLLRAALEGDLA; encoded by the coding sequence ATGCCGGCGGCTGACGAACGTGACCTGCTAGCGCGCTGCCGCCGCGGGGAAGACGCGGCGTTCCGGGAACTGGTGGATCGGTACTCGCCCATGGTCTTCGCCCTCGCCTCACGACTGGTGCGCCCGCCCCTGCGGCCGGAGGACGTGGCCCAGGAGGTGTTCCTGCGGGTGCACCGCGGCCTGCCGGACTTCCGGGGGGACGCGTCCCTGGCGACGTGGATCTACCGGATCGTGACCAACGCCGCCTTCGAGGCGCGGCGCCGGGAGCGCTTCCAGGACGTGTCGCTCGACGACGATGGCGCGGCCCGCCCGGCCGTCGGAACACGCGATCGCGCCTATTCCGATGTCGAGTTGCGGGACCGTCTCGACAAGGCCATGGCGCGGCTGCCCGAGCACTACCGGGTGCTCGTGCACGGCCACTACGTGAAGGGCATCAAGTACGAAGAGCTGGCCGACGCGCTGCGGATCCCGGTGGGCACGGTGAAGACGCACCTCTTCCGCGCCAAGCGACTGCTCCGCGCCGCGCTCGAGGGCGATTTGGCATGA
- a CDS encoding Dam family site-specific DNA-(adenine-N6)-methyltransferase — MSASEQARPFLKWAGGKRQLLPVLRTYYPDTIRAYHEPFLGSGAVFFDLWSSGRLRGRRAWLSDENPDLVGCYLRVRDATEAVIGELAALADGHARGGADYYYDVRDRRFNPARAAWLGSGAAPETYPVDLAAALLYLNRTGYNGLFRLNRQGGYNVPAGRYLRPRIVVAERLRAAAAALAAPGVTIACSAFGRAAARARSGDFAYFDPPYAPMGPTANFRHYTARGFSDEDQADLQALAVRLAGRGVQVLLSNSSAETIVRLYGGPTAQAAGLRVTRVPARRAINTKAAGRGHVDELLVSNRAPVPA; from the coding sequence GTGTCGGCGTCGGAGCAGGCGCGGCCCTTCCTGAAGTGGGCCGGGGGCAAGCGGCAGCTGCTTCCGGTGTTGCGCACCTATTATCCGGACACGATCCGGGCGTATCACGAGCCCTTCCTGGGGTCCGGCGCCGTCTTCTTCGACCTCTGGTCCAGCGGACGGCTCCGCGGGCGGCGCGCCTGGCTGAGCGACGAAAACCCGGACCTGGTCGGGTGCTACCTCCGGGTCCGGGATGCGACCGAGGCCGTGATCGGCGAGCTGGCGGCCCTGGCCGACGGACACGCCCGGGGCGGCGCCGACTACTACTACGACGTGCGCGACCGCCGCTTCAACCCAGCCCGGGCGGCCTGGCTCGGCTCCGGCGCCGCGCCCGAGACCTATCCGGTGGACCTGGCGGCGGCGCTGCTCTACCTCAACCGTACTGGCTACAACGGGCTCTTCCGCCTGAACCGCCAGGGTGGGTACAACGTGCCGGCCGGGCGGTATCTCCGGCCGCGCATCGTGGTGGCCGAGCGGCTCCGGGCGGCGGCCGCCGCGCTGGCGGCGCCTGGAGTGACCATCGCCTGCAGCGCCTTCGGCCGGGCTGCGGCCCGTGCCCGCTCCGGCGACTTCGCCTACTTCGATCCCCCTTACGCCCCGATGGGGCCGACGGCGAACTTCCGTCATTACACGGCCCGAGGCTTCTCGGACGAGGACCAGGCCGACCTCCAGGCGCTGGCGGTCCGTCTGGCCGGGCGCGGCGTCCAGGTGCTGCTCAGCAACTCCAGCGCCGAGACCATCGTCCGGCTCTACGGGGGGCCGACGGCCCAGGCAGCGGGCCTGCGCGTCACGCGCGTCCCGGCCCGCCGGGCCATCAACACGAAGGCCGCCGGCCGGGGGCACGTCGACGAGCTGCTGGTCAGTAACCGGGCTCCGGTCCCGGCCTGA